One Vicia villosa cultivar HV-30 ecotype Madison, WI linkage group LG5, Vvil1.0, whole genome shotgun sequence genomic window, aacataatattattCAGATCCTTAAATCTAAGcaaattattaaaccaatatatttttttggtgtataatatgtttattttataataatttttaatagaaattataaaattaaaattataaacaattataaaaattataggcatgtccGACGAGTCAATCCTGTTTTTCCACCATATATTTGGTTTAATAACAATTACAATTTACAAAACATATGTATATAAACTAATCTTTGTATGACAATAACATTGAAGTTTTTTTTTCTGTTAATTCGTAtaaattagtatatattttttaaccataactatataatatttatatcgactttacgtgacccgtgcgaacgcacgggtcctttcCTAGTTTTCAAAATAGTGCAAACAAAAACGTGAAACGTGAGTGAAAAAACAGAGAGAAGAGGACCTTTGACGACTATGGCTCGAGCAGGAAAGGATATGACAGAAACAAAATTAAGACAATTGTGTTGATGTTGTGAAGTTGAATGGAGAAGGAagaattttttgttgttgtctaTTTGAAATGGAACGGTGAAGAAAATGaacttttcttgaatttttggTTGTTGTATTCTTGACTTTGCTAATGTGTTGTTTGTTGTAGAAGGTGAAATTAGTGATAATGATGTTGTGTTTTGTTGTGGAGAAAATGATTAAGATGGTGAAGAAATGTTATTGTGGTGTATAAGAAATGGTGAAAATGGTGAAGAGAATGTTGTTGTGTTGTTATCATATGGTTATGAttacaaacaattaaaaaaatgatcATTTGCTTTTTGATTTCTATCTTTTTTGTAGCCTCCACTTTTGCTAGcaattttattatgtatttctATGCTAGTAACCAagattttttatgataaaaaataaactGTTTTGCATTGTGGTAGTGGAGATGCATGAAGGTAATGGAGATGTAGTGGAGAGGTGGAGCAGTAAATTGTCTAAATTggagaaacaaaaaaaaacatatttaataatGAATTTGGAAATAAgctataattgaaaaaaaatgcaaaaataatattaaaaataaaatggaaataaaattcaaataaatgaaataaataaaaagtgaaaaataataaataaaggaACATAAAAGAGTCATTGAAGAAAACTTCATGCACAAGAAGTCTTTTAGAGAAACATCATCAGAGATGTTCGAAAGCTTCCTGATATGGTAAATGTCATTGAAAGGTCATTTGAAATTCTTTTGCTTCAACAGGAATTAGCCGTTGCATTCCTCATGTCTTCTACAAAAATCTACTAAGTCTTCTCGTGATTAGAAGAAGACAAAAATGTCCTTAGAGTCTGATAGGGTATGAACATAGTCTTTTTTGATCCTTGAGCTTTGACTGATTTCAGAGTTTGGATCTTTAGAGGTTGACTTTCTTCAGAAGTTGACCTCTTTAGAGTTTGAGCCTTCAGAATCTTGATCTTCAGAGGTTGACTTTCTTTAGACTATGGTCTTTAGAAGTCGACCTCTTCAAAGACTGGTCTTCAGGTTCTGATCCTTCAAATTCTAGTTTTTCTAGTTTTTCTTTAATGTTCAATTTTTTGTGCTGGAAGTTAGTTTGTATCACAAATTCTAGTTTATGGTCTTGCACACTTGAACATACATTAGTATATCCAATTGTTCTTAAGTACTTTGTTATCACCAAAACCTTAGGGATATGGTACAAACTAATTTTGTTCcaacattttattatttaaatgtttcaatgcttattaaaaataaatgacaaTTTGCAACGAGTTTTAATAAGAAGACACAAAAAATGGGATTAAATTATTTGAGAAGAGATACAACACATACGAAGATCGACAGCACAAAAAGGTGTAACTCAATTAGAAATACATTGGCGCAACAAAGTCTAGACACTAAAATGACAATCAACTAATAAAATGTCAACGGGAAAAAATTTAAACTTTCTTCTGATAAGTTTTTCAAGTTTATCAAGGTGGACACTTAAATATGCTGACACTATCCCGTGTTCCGATAATGTCTGCATATTTTCCAtcgatgttatcaaaatgttcaAGGATAATTATGAATGCAATTAATAAGGCCAAATTTTTAACACAAATATGGCTTAAATATTATTGAATATTTTGATAGGGACGAACATAATATAATCTCTTAAATATACTTAAATTTGTGAGATAATCAATGACAACCATTTTTTAGGATAAATGTTTCGAGCTTATCGAGGTGGACACTTAAATGTGCAGACACTATTGTGTATTTCAATAGTTTCTGCACATTTTTCAACAATGCTATCATAATGTTCAAAGATAATTGTAAATATAATTAATGAGGTCCAATTATCAACCTAAATATAACTTAACTACATCATTGAAGATTTTGAAAGGCACAAACACTAAAATGTGAGCTCTTAGTGATACTTAAATTTGTGAGATAATCATTAGGAAAATTCTATGTGTTATATCAAAAGGAAACATGAAAGAAGTTATGCATGCTACAATAAACTCATTATACTTATGAGATTCACGTGAAGTTCTTACATTGACCAGTAATACGAGACTTATAAATGGTCATCCAATTTATTAGAGTAATTAATAGATATCAGCTTTGTATGTAACTTGTATTGACATTTGTTAGCTCTAGAAGTACAATTCACCTGCTATAGTAGGTCACCTTGTACCACTATAAATAACAAGGTGTCATCTCTTTGTAACTAACTTTTACAATAACTGAATTCAGTtacaaaatgaaaacaaaaaatataacttTCTTTACTCTAGTTTCTAACATGGTATTAGATTAAGCCACTGATATAGGTCCTGTGATGGTTGATCAACTGCCACCGAAATATTCGTCGTCGCCTTCATTTTTAACTCAAAATCATTCAAAAAATAGATGAAAAGAACTTTCACTTGTGGTGACAACAAATCGAACGTACATTAATGCTCACAACCTCACGGAGTTCGTCGTTTACTCACGAATTCCTCCTTTATTTGCTGATGATGAAGCTCGTGTTTCTGGTACTTGTCAAACCCTAAATTTTACCCTAACTTTTTACATCTGCATCAACATAACATGACCATTGCTTTTGGTCATGCATTCATCTTTCAAAATCATTCATTAGAGATTAGGATGAAAATTCAAGAGGTTTGCATTTCATCTAGTctttgttgcattcattcattcatttgaTGACAATGAGTCAATAGTTTGGTCGTCTTAGTCATAGAGCATCATCATTTATCTGTAGAGATCAAGAGAGGATAAGATGTCAGAGTGGACACTTTTATTTGACCTTGATGTCTCAAAGTTCATTTCACGCATACACAAGTACTGAAAGGACAATCAAGAGTTTGACTTTCCATCCGGTCATTGATTCATTGTTCGCGTGGCAAAAAGCGAAGAGTTTGGTCTTTTGGTCATAATGCATTATCATTTCATTGCATAAGAGATTCAAATAGATGAACATTCAGAGTGGACTTGTTTCATCTATTCTCTGTGGACTTAACTGCCACTCCTGCATATGAATTAAGGGATACAATGGGTAAAAGGGGATAAAATACCCTTCAAACTCGTGGCATATATTTTTCTCAGCCAGAATTGGAAAAATAACCCAATCAAAGGAACCCTTATTTCTAAAGGACCGAACGGTATTTCTTCACcctaaacaaaaactaatttgTAAGCTAATACTCCAAATCAACCCAAAAGTAGTCTTCTGCCGCCATCACTGTCATTAACCTCGTCAGGTAAGCAAATATTTGAGTTGGCAAAACTGAACAGATTAATGCAATGAGAATGGACAGGTAGGTAGCGACAATGGAAAAGAGGAAAAATGAATAACAACGTCAAGCTTTTGTAAGAAGGGCTAGCATAAGATTTGATGGTTTAGATTAAACCACAAGAGAAAATACGAGGGTAATCAATATCTTCTCCCATCATTCCAAAAAAGGATAAAAGACACTTAAGTACACTAGATAGGGTAATCGCTTCCTAACGTGTATGCCTATGGTGACATGTTCGACAAAAAGATTTATAAATGACTTAGTGACAAGAAAGCATTAAATGCCCTTATTTCCCCACTACTTTTGCAACAGAATCCAAACGTttcaattttagaaaaataatgatGATTCCCTGGAAAATCAACCGCAGTCACTAAAGACTCCCTGATATCCAAGGTACTAGGTAAGTCTTGGGGGGAAACTATTTTGAGCTGGCAAAATTCATCTTGGACCGACCATCTGGAGATAACTTGTTCAGGATCAAAGCCTCTTGACTTACTCTACGGTTGTGTCTCTATAATCTTCTACTTACCTTATGACTATCCTATGGCTTATTGCTGGAGATCTATGCCTCATGTGCATCCAACGATCCATCGCATTCCACACCTGAAAGATAGCGTGGTCGTTATTCCTCTCCCTTATATATAGGGAATTACACCATTTGAGATAACAAGTTTCAAACACAATTTGAATACTCTCTACTCTTTCATATACTAATTTGGACGttagagtgctaaccttgcaggtaTACCCCCACGCCATTGCATCAGAAGCTCTACTCCATCGCAACTTCTGCTTCTCTCTATTTCTAGTTCTAGAACAgaacaaatattaaaattattaatattttcgaGACATATGGGGTATATTACAACaccataatttaatataaaactaAGTATTCCTTTTTTAGTAGATGGGGAGTAGAGGGATATTCGACActcgattaaaaaaaataaaaatacaaagattAGGGACATACACCAtctcaatttaataataaaaaaatcaacccTAAAGGTAAACTATCTATAAATCCTAATATAGAGCAATCAACCCCACACCACTTCCATAATCCAGAAAGCCGTGTAAGAGCACTGAAccaatttgaaaaagaaaaaaaagagttatGTGAGCAGACAAGTTTCACTCACATCTTTGATAATGTCAAATGAATCCGACTgccaaaaaagaaacaaattcaTACACCTATAACTCATTGGGACAACAACAAGAAAATCAACGTCATTTCTAGCCAATCTATCCAAATTCAATAAGGAAGGATCGAAGTACATTTAAGAACAACTGCAAATGCACCAATGGAGAGAACACATAACATTTGATTCGACGAACCTTTGACTAGTTGTATAATACTCCTTTATATAAGAAAATGTTTGaacttataaattttttaaacaattaatgtatctagtcgaTATAATACATCACATCATGTACATTGATTATATTTAATTGATATAAAAGAATAACTTTTTCTTCTAATATTAAGGAcattagataataataataataataataataataataataataataataataataataataataataataataataataataataataataataataataataataataataataataataataataataataataataataataaattgaatagtttaattttttttataagttattATTCAATTATTCTTCTATCGGATAAGCAGCCTATGCCTTGTTTGGCAGTGTTGGGATACTTTGTTCATTCCAGAAAAAGTTTTCAGGATCAACTTCAGTCTTAACCTTAACCAACCtctcaaagttttcaccaaagTATTTCTTTCCATAAACCACTCCTTCATTGTATTCATCCTTACCATGATTATTGATACCAATATCAAGGTCTCTGTAATTCAAATAAGCACTTCTTGGATTCTTTGACACAAATGGTGTCATGTAACTATACATCTTTCGAATCTGACTTAAAAAGTTATTTTCCAAACCAGCTTCTGGTCTTTCCCATTTCACAGTATATTGAATTTTATACAGATTCCCTGCACGGTGAGGAAAAGCAGTAGCATTAGAATTTATCTCACTCATTTTTCCTCCATAAGGATTGAAATCAAGCTCAACTCTTTCATTCTCAAGCATCTTTTTCATTATCCATTTCCACCCTTCTTTTGAAATTGGTGACTTCACATAATCAGATTTTCTCTTGCTGGAATGCACTGTGTAATAGCTTCTATCAAGAAGTGCTTTTAAAGGAGCACCATCATCGTAATTAGCCCAATAATAAACAGCTTCAATCCAACTCACTTCAGAACAATCTTCCTTCTTTACTCCCAACAAAGGAAACTCTTTCCCTAATAATGTCACAGCTTCATCCGCATCTCCAAGAAACAAAGCCTTAATCGAAACATTCACCGTTTTCTCACCATTCACTGGCTGCATAAGTAGTCTCATGAAAAGCCTGTCATCAGTGTTTGGTGCAACTTGTTGCCATTGGACAATAACGTCAAGAACATTCTTGTCCAAACTCTTGTCAATTGTAAAAACTGTAACCTTTTCCGGTACCGAAACAAGTTTAACAGTGTATGATAATATGACACCAAAACTTGCTCCTCCACCACCTCGAATAGCCCAAAACAGATCTTCTCCCATAGTACTCTTATCAAGAATTCTACCATTGGCATCAATGATTTTAGCATCGATGACCTGATCACTAGATAAACCAAATTTTCTCAACATGACACCATAACCTGCTCCACTCAATTGTCCACCAATACCAACAGTTGGACAAACGCCACCAGGAAAGCCATGAACCTTACTCTTCTCATATATACTATAATAGAGCTGTCCAAGACTTGCACCCGCTTGAATCACCGCGGTCTTGTTTTGTATATCGACAGTGACATTCTGAAAATTAAACATGTCAAGCAAAATAAAGGGTGAGTTCGATATATACGAAATACTGTCGAAATCATGGCCTCCacttctgattttgagatgaagaccAATGGTTTTGGAGCAAAGTATAGTGGCTTGTATATGGTTTTCATGCAGAGGGGTGATGATAAGTGATGGTTTGAATATATTGGAGGGGGTGTTGAACTTGAACCTACCATTTCTAGCAAAGGCTTCAAAGATAGAGGTGTATGAAGCATTGGTTTGGGCATAAACTATGTTGGAAACTTGATCTTGTGGTGTTGTGTGGTTTTTAAGACATTGAAGAAAAGTTACATAAATGGACTCACTTGATGAGGCTGCATGAGAATTTGAAAATTGTAGAACAAATAGAATTATAACAGAAAGAAATTGCAGAACATATGATTTATCCATTGCAATTTTGAAATTGCATACCACCTTAGACATGTTAATTTATAAACATTCATGACATTGATTGGAGCATAAAATTCAAATTAAGGACATAAAACGGATTTTCTAGAAGCAATTTAGattgttaataataatttttttgactaaagtaatattttcatttaaaaactactttttaagtttttttacaaTATAAAACTATTtcttaaaattttttaatttaattatttaacataagtaaaattttattaacttaattttttgaaaaattctttCTAAAGACACCACAATTAAAGTAATGATTAATATTATTCTATAAGCAAATATACACATTAGgcaaaaaattcaaatatttttatactataaattatatcaattgtatcattttttttattattttcctttaaaatattaattttataaataaatttgattCATAAATACTTGATTTATAGTAATGTTTTAATGATAGTCTAAAGttaagaattttttaaaacattttaatgttaatgtattttaatatccCATAGGAAACAATATTATCATATATTAAGTTATTTAAATAtactttaaatataaattaaaaattagaaaaaaacgtAAATCTTATCTAGATGCAatgtttctttcattttttttttcacacTTTTATAATGATATACTAGCGTTTATGTCTACCTTTTTTTATGTGTATGTTTTTTACGAGGTTTTTTGTGTATGtttctttaaaaataatattattattctaTAACTAAATATACGCATTGAGCTtttgtcaaaatatatatatatatatatatatatatatatatatatatatatatatatatatatatatatatatatatatatatatatatatatatatatatatatatatatatatatatatatatatatatatatatatatatatatatatatatatatatatacacacacgcaTTGAgcaaaaattcaaatatttttatactataaattatatcaatggatgtatctttttcttttattattaattttccttaaaatattaatttcataAATAAGTTTGATATGTAAATATCTTATTTATTGTAATGTTTTAATGATCGTTCAAAGATAAGCAATTTTTAAATATCAATaggttataatattttaattccaaatagaaaacaaaaatattattatatattttaagttatttaaatttactttgactatattaaaaaagttaaataaataaaacttaattctatctttatgcaatgtttccttcatttgtttttttatttttcttcacacttccttcatttgttttttttatttttctttacactttttttaatgatatattaGCATTCAAACGGACACTCGAGTGCATGGATATATGTAATTGTTCGTACAACACTATTACAAAACATATATTCCCACAATCATTTATTCACCATAGTAATATCTTATTTTTTATGcgcattatttttttattttataaataaacattTCTTCACGGTTTATAAATTTAACCGTGGTCATAAAAATTGGTGACAAACTTCGAATACCAGTATTAACATTTTTTCAATAAGCGTGTGACCCTTGACATTTTTTCTTATTTAAAGGGTTATGTGTTCCATATTTCATTACGGTTGTTTCTTAACCGTTGTAAAATTCTTTTCACTTAATAAAAACATAACAGACAATTAATTTCTTTCATAACCCACAAGGGTGCCCTAGCGAACAAGACGACGACGATATCAAAATCTTCACCATCTTTATTCGTTTCTGAAAACGAATTTCTTTCTGGAGACAACATTATAGGTTTGTTGTTCATTTTTTGTTCTCTCTCTTTCTCGCTCGCTATGGTATTGATACTGCTTTCTAAAAGTTTATGTTCTTCGCTAGGGTTTCTTTTTTAACATAATGACATTGTGATGTGTATTGTTCATGTTGATATGTTTTAGGTTTTAATGTTGTTAAAGGAAGTAAATGGAAAAGGGCATTAAGAGAAGGAAattcttttattcattaaaaaggcattacattttgaataattttattcttCATCCCTCTTTTCTTCCACTTTGGAGGCCTTAGCAGATGTGCCTTCAGACTTTTGGATCTTTGAAGTTGAAACTTCCTCatacttcttcttctcttcccttgGTTGTTTCTTCATCAGCTGATAATCTCCTTCTTAACCCCTCTTTTCAGCCTTATACTTTTTatgtttattcattttaattGTACCAATTTTTATAAGAAGAAATTTGCCTTGAAGACTATGCATcaagaatctgactttgactatCTTGAAGAATATGCTTAGATTCTCTCTGATTCTGTTTTTGCAAACACCTATTTATGTTTTACTCAGATTCTCTCTTACCTCTCTTTTTTATCTTCCATGTGTAGATTCTTGTGCCTACTTCAtatgaagaacatcaagaaggaATATGAGAAAAATAATAAGCAAGTATTTTATATTCTTCATTCATAATCCAATGTAAATTATAATTTCTAAGATTATTCACTCAcaactatttttatttggaaatTGTGGATAACTATTTCATATATGAAGGTCAAGACACCAAAGCACAAGACACTAATAAGAGCGACGTTATGATTCGAACCAATGACCTAGGAATTATTTTATAACGGTTGAAAAATTCAACCGTAATAATACGTAGGACGCTACTTAACTTATAACAATGATCACACGCCTTTTGTGGAAACCAGAATACATACAATCACACATTACCTAACAACGGATGTACAACCGTCATTATATGTGTTTTCCATAGTAGTATAAATTTcattaaacaaaaatattatttacgcATAATTATTAAACTTTAAAGTAAAAtgatctctctctctcacacacaactatttttatttgaaattataggTGTTTATTTGCATATTGTGGATAACTATTTCATATACGAAGGTCAAGACACCAAAACACAAGACATCAATAATAGCTACGTTATGATTCGAACCAATGACCTAGGAATTATTTCATAACGGT contains:
- the LOC131605697 gene encoding berberine bridge enzyme-like 21: MDKSYVLQFLSVIILFVLQFSNSHAASSSESIYVTFLQCLKNHTTPQDQVSNIVYAQTNASYTSIFEAFARNGRFKFNTPSNIFKPSLIITPLHENHIQATILCSKTIGLHLKIRSGGHDFDSISYISNSPFILLDMFNFQNVTVDIQNKTAVIQAGASLGQLYYSIYEKSKVHGFPGGVCPTVGIGGQLSGAGYGVMLRKFGLSSDQVIDAKIIDANGRILDKSTMGEDLFWAIRGGGGASFGVILSYTVKLVSVPEKVTVFTIDKSLDKNVLDVIVQWQQVAPNTDDRLFMRLLMQPVNGEKTVNVSIKALFLGDADEAVTLLGKEFPLLGVKKEDCSEVSWIEAVYYWANYDDGAPLKALLDRSYYTVHSSKRKSDYVKSPISKEGWKWIMKKMLENERVELDFNPYGGKMSEINSNATAFPHRAGNLYKIQYTVKWERPEAGLENNFLSQIRKMYSYMTPFVSKNPRSAYLNYRDLDIGINNHGKDEYNEGVVYGKKYFGENFERLVKVKTEVDPENFFWNEQSIPTLPNKA